AGGCGAACGTGGGCCGCGCGCGCGCGCTTCTCGCTCAAGGAAAGGACACCGAGTCTCGAGCGCCGCTGCTCGAAGCAGGCCGTTACTACACCGAAAGCCAGCCGCGCACCGCCCCGGAATTGGTCCTGGTTGCCCAAGCCTTCGCCTTGCTTGAAAAGTTCCAGGACGCAAATGAGTTTTATCAGGACGCCCGCGAAGCTGATCCAACCTACATCGAAGCTTTCATCGGTCAGGGTGAGTTGCTCAACCGGAAGTACCGCTACGACGAAGCCCCAAGCCTGTTTCAAGACGCGTTCAAGATCAACGAGGGCTCCGCCGATGCGCAAGCCGGTTACGCGGCGAGCGTGCGTTTCAGTTCGAATGAGGTTGCGTCGGTTGCAGTCGAGCGGGCGCTCAAGGTGAATCCGAATCACGTCGGCGCACTCGTGCTGCGGGCCTGGCTGAACCTCGAAGCCGATCAGTTCGACCCGGCGTCCAAGTCGCTCGATCGAGCTCTTGCGGTGAACCCCAACTCGATTCAAGCAATGGGCGTTCGAGCCGCGATGTTCTATTTAGCCGATCGAAAGCCCGATCTGGACGCCGTGATCAAACGCGCGCTGGCCGTCAACCCTCACGCCGGCGAAGTCTTCGACACTCTCGCGCAGTTTGCGGTGAACAACCGGCGCTATACCGATGCCGTTGATTATGGCCGCCGCGCGATCGAGCTCTCTCCCAATCTTTGGAGCGCGCGGACTCAGCTAGGGATTCAGTTGCTGCGGGTCGGGCGGGGTGAGGAGGGCCGCGCGGAGCTCGAGCGGGCATTCAAGGGTGACCCGTTCAATCCGTGGGCCAAGAACACGCTCGACCTGCTCGACTCGATGAAGGACTACGTCGATACAGTGCGCGGGCCGTTCCTGATCAAGTCGTCGTCAAAGGAAAGCGGCGCGTTCGCAGCGTACGCCGCTGATCTGATGGAAGAAGCGCACAAGAAGCTCACCTCAAAGTACCGCTTCACACCGCCCGCGCCGATTTCGATTGAAGTGTTTGCCGACCACGACGACTTTGCGGTGCGCTCGCTTGGTGTTCCAGGTTTGGGTGCGTTGGGGGTCTGCTTCGGCCAGGTGATTGCGATGGACAGTCCTTCGGCGCGGCCACCGGGTGAGTTCAACTGGGGCAGCACGCTGTGGCACGAGTTCGCTCACGTGATCACGCTCGAGGTAACCGATCACCGGATACCGCGGTGGTTTTCCGAAGGGCTGTCAGTCTACGAAGAACGCCGGGCGCGAGCAGGGTGGGGAGACAACTGGTCGCTGCGGAATCTGAAGGCTTTCACCGATGGCCGCTTCGTCAAGATCAACGATCTCGACGCGGCGTTTACACATCCGAAGTCACCCGACGGAGTGCCGCTCGCTTACTTTCAAGCTTCGATGGTGTGCGAGTTCGTGGAAGAGAAGTTCGGCTTCGAAGGGATTCTTAAGATGCTGGCCTCTTACAAAGAAGGAGCGAAGACGCCTGATGTTTTGCAACGCGTGCTCAAGCTGCCCTCAGACGATTTCGATCGCGCGTTCAATGATTATGTTCGATCGAAGACCAGCGCCTGGGTTGAAGCAATCGGCAGCGGCCCGATTCGCGCCGCGGCGGGACAAACACTTTCAAAGGACGCGCTGCTCGCGGTGCTCAAGGCGAGGCCGAACGATTACTTCGCTAATCTCCGCCTTGGCGCGATGTACAAGACTGAAGGCGACGCGGAAAAAGCCATAGAACACCTGCGCCGCGCCTCCGAGCTGTTCCCGTACTACACCGGGGAGGGAAATCCGTACGCGCTGCTGTCGGAGATCTACGAGGCCCGAGGGCAGAAGCCGGAAGCGGCGTCGGTGCTCGACACGCTCGTCAGGTACGACGAGACCAACGCGGGCGCGCTCGCGAAGCTGGCGCGGTTGCGACTCGCATTGGGGGATCGCAAGGCGGCAGTCGAGGCGCTCAAGCAGAGCTTCTATATTCAGCCGTTCGACCCCAGCTTGCACAAGCTCGCGGGCGCCGTTTATCTTGAGTTGGGCAACCCCTCAGAAGCGATTCGCGAGTTTCGAGTGCAGATAGCGCTTGCGCCGGCCGATCTGGCGGAAGCTCACTACGATCTTGCACGGGCGCTTGAAGCGGCGGGCAATCACGCCGAGGCTCGCCGCGAGGTGCTGCGCTCGCTCGAGATCGCGCCGGGGTTTGATAAGGCGCAGGAGCTTTTGTTGAAGCTCCGCGCAAGCAGGCAACCCTAGATTGAGAATCGAGAATTGAAATTTGAAAATTGCAAATTACAAATTGCAAGTGATCTTGATCCTGGTCGTACTGGCGGCCACGCTTACGCCGCTGACTCTCTCGTCGGCAAGCGGGACGGCGGAGAAGTCTTTTCACTACGACGACGCTCGGCTGGGTGAGAAGAAAGACGAATCGGACAAGTTCAAGTTCGCGCGGGTGAAGATTGCTCCAATGTATGCCGGCGCGGATCTTGGCGACCGCGGCGAGCACTGGTCGCACGATTACCCCGAAGCCGGGCTGCACTTCTCAAAGATTCTCTCTGAGCTTTCAAAGCTCCAGGTAGTGCTCGACGAAGACGAGTACATCTTCTCATTTGACGATCCCAACTTGATGAAGTATCCGTTCGCCTACATGTGCGAGGTCGGAGTTATGCAGTTGACCGACCCCGAGATCCAGGGAATGCGCGAGTATCTCTTGCGCGGCGGGTTCCTGCTGGTGGATGACTTCCGGGGGTCAAGCCAAATGCGGAATTTTGAGTATCACGTGAAGCGAGCGTTTCCCGAAACCGAATATCAGATCAAGCCGCTGGACCTCACGCATCCGATATTCAACTGCTTCTTTACAATCAAATCGCTCGACGTGCGTCCTCCTTACGATCGGTATCGACCCGAGTTCCTCGGTCTCGAAGACAAGCGTGGGCGGCTGATGATGGTCATCAACTACAACAACGACGTGAGCGATTACTGGCAATGGTCTAACGAC
This region of Acidobacteriota bacterium genomic DNA includes:
- a CDS encoding tetratricopeptide repeat protein, with the protein product MRRLGIIAIVFFFGCSFNSSSAQEATIERARLLLKHGAYKEAIAAYSTLLQKNPADREAFDGITRAQTETGQYETAEKRLRAFLNDHATDGSARCSLGEIEFQTGRYADAATDFERAAKEAKGPVALQANVGRARALLAQGKDTESRAPLLEAGRYYTESQPRTAPELVLVAQAFALLEKFQDANEFYQDAREADPTYIEAFIGQGELLNRKYRYDEAPSLFQDAFKINEGSADAQAGYAASVRFSSNEVASVAVERALKVNPNHVGALVLRAWLNLEADQFDPASKSLDRALAVNPNSIQAMGVRAAMFYLADRKPDLDAVIKRALAVNPHAGEVFDTLAQFAVNNRRYTDAVDYGRRAIELSPNLWSARTQLGIQLLRVGRGEEGRAELERAFKGDPFNPWAKNTLDLLDSMKDYVDTVRGPFLIKSSSKESGAFAAYAADLMEEAHKKLTSKYRFTPPAPISIEVFADHDDFAVRSLGVPGLGALGVCFGQVIAMDSPSARPPGEFNWGSTLWHEFAHVITLEVTDHRIPRWFSEGLSVYEERRARAGWGDNWSLRNLKAFTDGRFVKINDLDAAFTHPKSPDGVPLAYFQASMVCEFVEEKFGFEGILKMLASYKEGAKTPDVLQRVLKLPSDDFDRAFNDYVRSKTSAWVEAIGSGPIRAAAGQTLSKDALLAVLKARPNDYFANLRLGAMYKTEGDAEKAIEHLRRASELFPYYTGEGNPYALLSEIYEARGQKPEAASVLDTLVRYDETNAGALAKLARLRLALGDRKAAVEALKQSFYIQPFDPSLHKLAGAVYLELGNPSEAIREFRVQIALAPADLAEAHYDLARALEAAGNHAEARREVLRSLEIAPGFDKAQELLLKLRASRQP
- a CDS encoding DUF4159 domain-containing protein, whose translation is MKIANYKLQVILILVVLAATLTPLTLSSASGTAEKSFHYDDARLGEKKDESDKFKFARVKIAPMYAGADLGDRGEHWSHDYPEAGLHFSKILSELSKLQVVLDEDEYIFSFDDPNLMKYPFAYMCEVGVMQLTDPEIQGMREYLLRGGFLLVDDFRGSSQMRNFEYHVKRAFPETEYQIKPLDLTHPIFNCFFTIKSLDVRPPYDRYRPEFLGLEDKRGRLMMVINYNNDVSDYWQWSNDPFMPIDDTNSAYKFGVNYVFYALTH